A genomic stretch from Mauremys mutica isolate MM-2020 ecotype Southern chromosome 18, ASM2049712v1, whole genome shotgun sequence includes:
- the IER5L gene encoding immediate early response gene 5-like protein, translated as MLGGRRRMECALDAQSLISLSLRKIHSSRTQRGGIKLHKNLLVSYVLRNARQLYLSERYAELYRRQQHYQEGGLLLAAPPGCAPAGEIPPEFSPLQLAAEPEDPEPGMQQPRSCGLGGAAGGALGRGGGDLLEVPVCAALLPGAPQEDDPLELQPSPPQQPQPAAPSALRRDSSPGFYRGGGGGSSASAGLLYPVPASCDFGSPAPPGSAMSAASGGASAHCSSRTTVLDLDTHVVTTVENGYLHQDCCSQCPCCCQGAAGLGAPPPTPGTKRKYYPGQEDEEDGDPGGVAVGGGAPFSPCSKRARFEDFSPEQPPDSSNISNLISIFGSGFTGLVSRQQADCEQPLNGQLCGKQALASLGAWTRAIVAF; from the coding sequence ATGCTGGGGGGCCGGAGGAGGATGGAGTGCGCCCTGGACGCCCAGAGCCTGATCAGCCTCTCCCTGCGCAAGATCCACAGCTCCCGCACCCAGCGCGGGGGCATCAAGCTCCACAAGAACCTGCTGGTCTCCTACGTGCTCCGCAACGCCCGGCAGCTCTACCTGAGCGAGCGCTACGCCGAGCTCTACCGCCGCCAGCAGCACTACCAGGAGGGCGGCCTCCTGCTCGCGGCGCCCCCGGGCTGCGCGCCCGCCGGAGAGATCCCCCCGGAGTTCAGCCCGCTCCAGCTGGCGGCCGAGCCCgaggacccggagccgggcatgCAGCAGCCGCGGAGCTGcgggctgggcggcgcggctgggGGAGCCCTGGGAAGAGGCGGCGGCGACCTGCTGGAGGTGCCCGTGTGCGCTGCGCTCCTGCCCGGTGCGCCCCAGGAGGACGACCCGCTGGAGCTGCAGCCTAGCCCGCCCCAGCAGCCACAGCCGGCGGCCCCTTCGGCGCTTCGCAGAGACTCTTCCCCCGGCTTCTaccggggcggcggcggcggcagcagcgctTCTGCGGGGCTGCTCTACCCGGTGCCGGCGAGCTGTGACTTCGGCAGCCCGGCGCCTCCAGGCTCGGCCATGAGCGCAGCGAGCGGCGGCGCCTCGGCGCATTGTAGCAGCCGCACCACGGTGCTGGACCTGGACACCCATGTGGTGACCACGGTGGAGAACGGCTACCTGCACCAGGACTGCTGCTCGCAGTGCCCGTGCTGCTGCCAGGGCGCCGCGGGACTCGGCGCCCCGCCGCCTACCCCGGGCACCAAGCGCAAGTACTACCCGGGGCAGGAGGACGAGGAGGACGGGGACCCGGGAggggtggcggtggggggcggcgcccccttctccccttgcAGCAAGCGAGCCCGCTTCGAGGACTTCAGCCCCGAGCAGCCCCCGGACTCTTCCAACATCTCCAACTTGATCTCCATCTTCGGCTCCGGCTTCACggggctggtgagccggcagcaggcgGACTGTGAGCAGCCCCTCAACGGGCAGCTGTGCGGCAAGCAGGCGCTGGCCagcctgggagcctggactcGAGCCATCGTGGCGTTCTAG